The proteins below are encoded in one region of Sphingobacterium sp. R2:
- a CDS encoding S41 family peptidase, producing MQKSIKRNIFVAATYAAVLLLGLLLGQNYAEEQGSNQKTTFSSLRSNGNSDKLQYLIQLIAENYVDNVSIDTVQDEAIEHVVSRLDPFSTFLKPNQVQAKQETLEGTFDGIGVEYFRLKDTLLVVGMVAAGPAEKAGMRIGDRILKIGNNDLVGRKVTENEIEKLIRGKKGTAVLISIQRNGVVLSNPIKVIRDQVNVSSLDASYMIAPKTAYVKIRRFGHKTADEFRQSLIDLRKSGAQDLILDLRNNGGGFVHTAIDLAGQFFQEKRLLMYTEGANEPRQDFYSEKPGEFGDGRVIVLINESTASASEIVSGALQDLDRATIVGRRSYGKGLVQEQFDFSDGSAINLTVARYYTPLGRCIQRKYTRANFDAAKYMTGFDLWTMDTEFSQKEMFTTSKGKLVFGGGGILPDVTIPIDTNETSAKYREIFHSNAIEEFVYDRFTKHLPAYSIENFISGYHLPAAEFDLFISYLNSQKRISVTSREAANLHDIIQSDIEALVGRYYFGREAYYKIKNRRDKFIEIGLKTLGYQMPKV from the coding sequence ATGCAAAAAAGTATTAAAAGAAATATTTTTGTAGCCGCTACATATGCTGCAGTATTGCTTCTCGGCTTGCTGTTGGGACAAAATTATGCTGAAGAGCAAGGAAGTAACCAAAAAACAACCTTTTCAAGTTTACGCTCCAACGGAAATTCGGATAAACTGCAATATCTCATTCAATTAATTGCTGAAAATTATGTCGATAACGTCAGTATAGATACCGTTCAGGACGAAGCCATTGAGCATGTAGTTTCCCGCTTAGACCCTTTTTCCACATTTTTGAAACCAAATCAAGTACAGGCCAAGCAGGAGACCCTTGAAGGAACATTTGACGGTATTGGAGTAGAGTATTTTCGCTTGAAAGATACCCTGCTCGTCGTTGGGATGGTTGCTGCAGGGCCTGCTGAGAAAGCAGGAATGCGTATTGGTGACCGCATTTTAAAGATCGGAAATAACGACCTTGTCGGAAGAAAAGTGACCGAAAACGAAATAGAAAAACTGATCCGTGGAAAGAAAGGAACAGCGGTATTGATTTCCATTCAGCGTAATGGAGTGGTATTGAGCAATCCAATAAAAGTGATTCGTGATCAGGTCAATGTTTCGAGCTTAGATGCATCCTATATGATCGCTCCAAAAACAGCTTATGTTAAAATTCGGAGGTTTGGACATAAGACGGCAGACGAATTCAGGCAGTCACTCATTGACTTACGAAAAAGTGGAGCGCAAGATCTTATTTTAGATTTACGTAATAATGGTGGTGGGTTTGTGCACACGGCAATTGATCTAGCGGGTCAATTTTTTCAGGAAAAAAGACTCCTGATGTATACCGAAGGAGCCAATGAGCCACGTCAGGATTTCTATTCCGAAAAGCCTGGCGAGTTTGGCGATGGCCGTGTCATTGTGCTGATCAACGAAAGCACTGCCTCAGCAAGCGAAATTGTGAGCGGCGCTCTTCAAGACCTGGATCGTGCAACAATTGTCGGACGTAGGTCGTATGGCAAAGGATTGGTACAAGAGCAATTTGATTTTTCAGACGGTTCGGCAATCAATTTGACCGTGGCACGTTACTATACGCCGCTTGGAAGATGTATTCAACGAAAATATACACGTGCCAATTTTGATGCAGCAAAATACATGACAGGCTTCGATCTTTGGACAATGGATACCGAATTTAGTCAAAAAGAAATGTTTACAACCAGCAAAGGAAAGCTTGTGTTTGGTGGTGGCGGTATTCTTCCCGATGTGACCATCCCGATTGATACCAATGAGACCAGTGCCAAATACCGCGAGATCTTTCATTCCAATGCAATCGAAGAGTTCGTTTATGATCGATTCACAAAACATCTGCCCGCGTATTCTATCGAGAATTTTATAAGTGGCTACCATTTGCCTGCGGCAGAATTTGATCTATTTATTTCATATCTCAATAGCCAAAAGCGTATTTCGGTAACGTCCAGAGAAGCTGCAAATTTACATGATATCATTCAATCCGATATCGAAGCATTAGTAGGACGCTATTATTTTGGCCGTGAAGCCTACTATAAAATCAAAAATAGAAGAGATAAATTTATCGAAATAGGGCTTAAAACATTAGGGTATCAAATGCCTAAGGTTTAA
- a CDS encoding endonuclease/exonuclease/phosphatase family protein has protein sequence MFLANMLAIIALLMSYSATFINPKSFWPIAFMGLGYLPILVINIGFICYWLLRKRKIAFYSLVTILIGWPYLTKHWNIRKENAPVSSETRTLRIMTFNAHLFKKVNDEKKNFKADVVRIIDSISPDVICFQEYISKIKGKHVFSEEFKDKLGYDYFFFEPSSKNDYEAYGMAVLSRFPIYDSGTIRDNDYGINRISYVDVKKQDTLIRLYNIHLRSFALQNEDKEFIQNLSNTNELDNSRTRRLSRKLKNAFELRSEQAHSLKKHMNECQYPYIAVGDFNDTPMSYSVNLIGDGMYNAFKEKGNGWGVTHHSLLPIFQIDYIFASQKFQVMNYQIVKKKLSDHYPVWADLRLKP, from the coding sequence ATGTTCCTGGCAAATATGCTTGCGATCATTGCCCTGCTGATGAGCTATTCAGCGACTTTCATCAATCCTAAATCTTTTTGGCCTATTGCCTTTATGGGACTAGGCTACCTCCCTATACTTGTTATTAATATTGGCTTTATCTGCTATTGGCTGCTCCGTAAGCGAAAAATTGCATTTTATTCACTCGTGACGATCCTGATTGGATGGCCTTATCTAACTAAACACTGGAACATTCGCAAAGAGAATGCCCCTGTCTCGTCGGAAACGCGTACGCTGCGCATCATGACCTTCAATGCACATTTATTCAAAAAGGTAAACGATGAGAAAAAAAACTTTAAAGCCGATGTTGTTCGCATTATCGACAGTATATCTCCCGATGTGATCTGCTTTCAGGAATATATTAGTAAAATTAAAGGAAAGCATGTTTTTTCGGAAGAGTTTAAAGACAAGCTCGGCTACGATTACTTTTTCTTCGAACCTAGCTCTAAAAATGATTACGAGGCCTATGGAATGGCTGTCCTTTCACGATTCCCGATTTATGATTCAGGCACTATAAGAGACAACGATTACGGGATCAATCGAATCAGTTATGTCGATGTCAAAAAACAGGATACTTTGATTCGCCTCTACAATATACATCTCCGTTCTTTTGCACTTCAAAATGAAGACAAAGAGTTCATTCAGAATTTATCCAATACTAATGAGTTGGATAATTCAAGAACACGTAGACTGAGTCGCAAACTGAAGAATGCATTCGAACTGCGGAGTGAACAGGCACATTCATTAAAGAAGCATATGAATGAATGTCAATATCCTTATATTGCCGTAGGTGATTTCAATGATACGCCGATGAGCTACTCGGTCAATCTGATTGGAGATGGTATGTACAATGCATTTAAGGAGAAAGGTAATGGCTGGGGCGTGACGCATCATTCCCTTTTACCGATCTTTCAGATTGATTATATTTTTGCAAGCCAGAAATTTCAGGTGATGAACTATCAGATCGTCAAAAAGAAATTATCAGATCACTATCCGGTATGGGCTGATCTTAGACTTAAACCTTAG